In Ensifer sp. WSM1721, the genomic window GGCGCAAAGTCGTGCGTGATGTCGCGGAGAATGACATGAGAAGGTTCTATGATCCCGTGCCTGATGAAGGCGCTTTTCCTCACACTTGCGCTCGCAGCGCCGGTATCGCCAGCTTTGCCCGCGCAGAAACGTTGGAAGCGGCGGGGGCCACGGGAAGTCGCATTGGCACATGGTGAATGCGAGCGGCAAAATTGAAGAGGTGGGCAAGCCACTCGCCTGGCCGCGCCCGCTCCTTTTTCCGAAAGCCGCCGCGCATGTGCGCAAACGCCTGTTCGCCTCTGCGATCGCGAAATCAAACTGATCTGACGTTCTCAGCTTTAGACTTTCCGGTCTTGCGATCCTGTCCCAGGTCATAGCTGACCTTCTGGCCGTCACGAAGCGCATTGCCACTCTGTACGGCCGAGATATGGACGAACACGTCCGCTCCGCCATTATCGGGCGTGATGAAGCCAAAGCCCTTGTCCTGATTGAAGAATT contains:
- a CDS encoding cold-shock protein; amino-acid sequence: MPTGTVKFFNQDKGFGFITPDNGGADVFVHISAVQSGNALRDGQKVSYDLGQDRKTGKSKAENVRSV